Genomic segment of Gigantopelta aegis isolate Gae_Host chromosome 10, Gae_host_genome, whole genome shotgun sequence:
aaaaatgcatctcttggatataccagtcgtactgcatttgctggaacgagaagagTCCGATAGACtccccgacggggatcgattccagactgaccgcgcaccaagcgagcactttactactgggctgcatctccccccccccccccaatttttttttttttaaataaataaataattaattaaaaaataaattaaaaaaaaatacatatatatatatatatatatatatatatatatatatatatacattaatgaactgatgatcaacataataataaaaattctttttttgttgttctatGATAACGTGTTTTGTAAGTACGTTTTAGAAATACATTATTTTGAATCCTAAAGATGAATAGCACATAACATAAGACAATCCGAATGATTCACTCAACTTCAGCTAAGGTTTGAAAATATTGGGTTGGTCAGGAAAATGTGCAAgtgattaaaggcatactgtcgcggatttaaggaccttatttctctaaaaatggataataaataaaaattacattaattattggaaaccaaatctagctatcgcatcaacttaactgaaccatgatgaagtgaaacccatgtcatccctctcggcaattttagtttttgaattatggaccattgccataattcaattatttttataaaatgtcattaataaatggaatatggtggttatgaagatggttgaataaagtacatttagggacaaatcaaattatttttgttcaggtaatactctgttagaccattaaataggaccgtggtctgtgacagtatgcctttaattgcAGGATTTGAAACATACTGCACCGATTAGTCATATTGGCGGATCCAGGGAGGTCATAAGAGTCCCGTGacacctcctccccccccccccccctaatttcaattgtcttttttaatgactttttaaattcatcatccagaatatacaacactaaactgTCCTAAAAACGCGTTCTGATAGCATGCCCTCATAACGAACATCAGGgcgcgttcagccagaccgagcagaaaaacgtcaaCTAGACTAGTTTATGCTGAatttcagccagcaaacgttttgctaacgttcgcgaaatGTTTGATTGGCTCCCAACGTGGtaatttggtttaccgtgaagggcataaaccagtctatttTCTGGTTTTCTGCTCGGTTTGGCTGAACTCAGACCTGATGTCACTCCGTTTAGGAGCTCGGCTCATTTGTCTGCGGAAAAATTGCCCGTTTTAAAattgtctctccccccccccccccccccccccccccccccccccctcccccccccccctctcccatTGCAAACTTCTTGATCCACCTCCGATTCATATGGCCCGTCGGCTGTAGGTCATCTATCAGGAATATGTTAAATACTTCCTATgctgttaccggcctcggtggcgtcgtggttaggccatcggtctacagactggtaggtactggattcggatcccagtcgaggcatgtgatttttaatccaaataccgactccaaactctgagtgctccacaaggctcaatgggtaggtgtaaaccacttgcaccgaccagtgatccacaactggttcaacaaattccatggtttgtgctatcctgcctgtgggaagcgcaaataaaagatcccttgctgcctgtcgtaaaagagtagcctatgtggcgatagcgggtttcctctaaaaaatagtgtcaaaatgaccatatgtttgacgtccaatagccgatgataagataaaaaatcaatgtgctctagtggcgtcgttaaataaaacaaactttacttttttcctaTGCTGTTGTGATGTTTCTTTATCATATTCATTGTCAAATGTTCATTGCATAACAAGCCTCTTGGAGCCAATATTGAActtacaaccggcctcggtggtgtagtggtttggcctaagccatcggacataaggctggtaggcactgggttcgcagcttggTACTGGCTCACTCAgaatgagttttaacgactcaatgggtaggtgtaagaccactacaccgacttctctatcaagaacaactaaccactaacccactgtcctggacagacagcctagatagctgaggtgtgtgcccaggacagcgtgcttgaaccttatatGGATAtattataagcacaaaaataatttgaaataaattaagtGAAATTACAAACGTATCAATTAATGGCTGGTTTTCAGTGTTTATTAGGCATTCATATTAATCATACACAATACAACACGTCAAGCTATATCGAGGAAAGCAACTGAACCATAACGAAAGGCAGGTGTGTGTGCAGGGGAAGAGTTTCGGGGCTTaaaacccctccctgctcaacAATCTTTGTTTTTTCATAATGTTGTTTTCTGGGAGATCATGGCTCGACCCTCTATAAAGTCCGGTCGTCACAATCTAGACCCCTCCCTGCTAAACTGTCTGTACACGCGCCTGAAAGGCGTGATATGATATTTAGCCTCATCACTGTTGTCGTTGCATTTGTTGAATATGATTCTGCCAGAGCAgatttaaggatccgcgggccctgtagcacaaataacagccaAGACCCCTTcccagaatatatattttgcaatccCCTCGGGGAGAGGGTAAAAATTATCtgggaaaaaataaatgtacacatcaccgcgagGCCCCCAGAAATGCGGGGCCCGTAGCACATGCCTGGATTCTGCCTGttagttttattaaacattatgtcAGTTTTTCCAGTTATGCTAGAGTTCTCTCTTAGCATCCACGCTTGTCTGCATGATTACCGTTCTCGTTTTTCCGATGTCGGGCAGAACGTTTGAAAGAGCGATATAAAATCTGAAAGGACTATGAGAAATACTATTGCAGAGAAGACGAAGATGCCAAGGAAACCAATTCTTCTTGCGGAAACTCTCTCGTCTGTAGCTGAAACCCGATTGCGACGGAACTTGGACGTCTCGTTTCGTCGCACCAGCAACAGGTTTCGTATCATATCAAGAATACGCTGAAGTTCAATGGCAGACGGCTGTTCGCGAACCCACGTGTAGCACGGGCACATGCACATGCTGGACTCGTTAGCAACTACTGTGGAGTTATAAGAAGGAACTGATGTGATGTCAGGTGCAGTTTCATTTCTCTCTGTGCTGTTACCTATTGGCTTCATTCTCAGAATTATTTTCGGCAGATCAactagaatttaaaaaagaaaaaaaaatcacaaaagtAAGATACTGAACATTTTCTGTATCAATTCAGAACCTGACCATTTGACGTTTTGAGCATATTCTAATCAAGTTTTATAACGCTTTTAGATAACTGTTTAACCTTTACGTTTGTTTCTGTTCCTTCTCATTATTAGAAAATTGAatattggtttttttaaatgtgagaATCCCCATCCAAGATTTTTACTATGTATTCTTATTTTGGGACCCACTGCTATGGCCAAAATCACTGTTCAAGaacagccgggtacagaaacacagaaatgttggaaaatattatactgttgccacataatgacaatcactttacaactaatatgtcttatcgacaatattattatgtagtctttgcatttattaatataaaatacaacagacccgtaggaactggggaggggtgggcctaggggcttgttcaCCACCACACACTCTTAGGATGataatgtatgttttaagttttcactactttgcataaataaagatgatataaagataaaaatctagtttgcatccctcactagagactgtattccccctccccactccccccacttcaaatatcgttcctacaggcctatacaaatgtagatactatgtagagggtgaggttaggaaccagttccttttatctttaggattttgtaatcatgatttcaaaccaactgtttcaggtaatttgctccacatactgacataaaacacgtTTGTTatgtattgaaataaaataaaaataattacaatatatccagtgttattttctttaatcattcatggaggaagaaggaagtcctgatgaaaatatattacaggtaaaatatattacaggtaaaacaaaataatatatgatgcttattccatgtggtaactattgttaattttggtttaaattgctagatgccaaaagtgattaattatattattttatggtaacagtcgaaaattagacgaccaattgtttcaacctctgccaaaggtaccaggttttctgccagaaaataagttgagggtacgtaataaaacaggcccgtaggaacaggggggggggtgggtgcccccccccccccccccccccccaattgtgagctttttttatcacattaatttttgccattgtaaccaaaatctgatgtagagtttatacccggtccgtcagtgccccacctcccaaagtcgttcctacgggcctgtaaaaactaaatatattcaaaggagtatattgggtggttattggtttgaattgttttttttatattattgaacattttatttcacgcacttttaaaaattttaaacagcaattatgttatgttatcgaaaaaataaaacattatatatatacattaatttctgagatttcttagtacatacatgtaagtttaccctccgcaccctctggcagaaacccagggtaggtattaaaacaattatttggtgtagagtatttttaatatgacatacagaaagcattgaaaagtacaattttattatgctttaataatcgacattagctttaaaactaattaaccatcattccttctggccagaatacatatgttgttcctgccaaagtgttagcattttaattttaatgacaatatactgaactgacgataaacattgttaactcacgtaataattcacgttttgaaggtgttttgttatgaggttaacaaaccaactagatcaagagacattaattagtatggagtcgttatgggctatcggtaaaaattaatttgataattataggtaaataaatgtgaagtttaaatatttgtatgtgaacaaattgcaatacctttatgtaatgtatatcttaagtacatacttgttttaattttcgcattgtaaatgtaccataacctgctgtatttagttggtgtaaagcccgttcgacgacaataatgcgtccatgttttaaagtgacacaccctagttacggctagttgttaaccattacggcgttgtttttcactattaaaccccatttttcacaaataaaattgcactttacttacattttattatttagaatacacattccATTCAcatgaagtgctttttggtaatcctgatgtttgtaaaaccacgaaatgcatttttttgcattttttcacaagacgtgctgtcgagaaaaaaccgttaagcaagcgaggtccaatctatttttagagagaatatttccatttcaatgtcacagacgttggtatatcacgtgaccgttatcattttggttcggtttgttttctcgtgcacggttcgcgcaaccaacatccgatttgttgttgttcatttgtgagatttttcttcacagttcgtgaacattttcagtaacaataaagttcagacaagtaagtgtctcaatacaaacattacaaacctttaaaaccaataattttgctaagtcttacgatatcgggagaggggatacaaccaggacagaacagttggaacatgtccaggagaggtgaaacgaacgcaccccaagtctgtgaaatttgtcgtgacgtaggcattgttgtgcttcgagcgacatctaccggtgacatcagaatacaaactttcaaaattatttcaagcaattgggacatggggatacatggtatttatcgatataaaacctgctttttcactccatttgataaaaacgtgatctaagtgtgttacaggtttgtagattaaccaaattataatttattttcgctggatggaactaggatgtgcggctttaaaacaactttcgtttttttggaaatcgaaaccatgatgttggccgtttcttgggatgcattgctgttactgttgcagttaaacactgcgcagttaaccaACGTCGACAgtaaataataacactaattatcttgtaaattaaatttccataaACCTGGAgaccaaaaaagaaaagaaaaggcgactaaaaggcacaaccaatgaatcaacacgtgtaccggtattgcttggtaactctcaccgatgacgtattgcctcgctttcgttcagatctatgcataatcccgcccacttctgtttttaccccaaacctaagacgcgcagctgaccggtgcctcgcagagagccgggcgttagagtaatgcggtctttgacgctaacttaatccattacacactacatgtcttttggtgtccggtctcctttaaagAGCACTGAAGAAAATTGCTCAAatatttcctctcaaaaccatttaccaaaataaaatattgaagaaAGTCTTTCTGTAGTGAAGTTCTTGTCTAAGTTAATATATTCTACTTTACCCGAGAAATAGAAGTAAAAACATCCTGCCCGCCGAGATTTGTGAATGAAAAGGACGCTCAATCGACAACtgattttactttattcttgttatatacaatgtatactagatgtcaaaaaagaaacgcataggcgaaatattcatggaattgtCTCTTTAATAgaaagtggcataattttgttatttgtgatcgtatcacagtcaaatttgacatgagtatgtgacaatgttcctgctatggactgacggcagtggaggtgttttcgtcaccaaacagcgtcgcacgagggcgctgaaatcagtatcagcagcagcaatcactgcgcgacatctccttgacATAGACTGAATGGAACGTGGTAACTTCGGACTTTGGTAACTTCGGCCTAGTACCTTCGGACCCGAGTAATCTCGGCCCCAGGTAATTTCGGACCGGTAATCTCGGCCTCCGTATTAATGAACGCAACTTATATCTGGGTTATACGCAAACGAAACTTTGTTGTTAAATaacctgatattattattttaagatgagtctttttatttaattaaacattattatatattcattgtacattttgttatgtatattttgtttattaacttttaaacatttattctgctCATACCCCGTCCCCTTCTTAATATGGTTTGATTTGGTAGGTGTTCCTGATTTTAATCATATGTTATGTCCACATTAAGCATGTTTGAATCCTTGGCATATAAGCATTTTAATACCTATCAAACAATCCGAATTTAGCCATTGGTGAAAATGCATTGAGAGGCCATTTAGTGTATGTGAACTGTAATTTAAAAGCCCTGTttgaataaagaaagaaagaaatgttttatttaacgacgcactcaacacattttatttacggttatatggcgtcagacatatggttaaggaccacatagattttaagaggaaacccgctgtcgtcactacatgggctactcttccgattagcagcaagggatcttcccacaggcaggatagcacaaaccatggcctttgttgaaccagttatggatcactggtcggtgcaagtggtttacacctacccattgagccttgcggagcactcactcagggtttggagtcggtatctggattaaaaatcccatgcctcgactgggatccgaacccagtacctaccagcctgtagatcgatggcctaccacgacgccaccgaggccggtccctgttTGAATATGTCGGCAATACCTGGATCACGAGCGCTGTTTGGCCACCATCATCTTGGAGCGTCTACGGACTCGGTATCCGTACAAATAATGATGTTGAAGGGTGGCACAACAGACTAAATAAACGTGGTCGCCCACATATGCCATTTTATATGCTGATTACCCTGCTTGGTACCCTTGCAAGTTTGATTGGTGAGCGAGTCAAAACTGAAACGTcaccaagaaaaaaaataccggGATCTTCAAAGAAAAATCTTTAAGTACTGGGGAGAATATGTGGCAGGCTCACGTAGTGCGCTGCAGCTTCTACGTTCATGTTCCAAATTAAATGGACCCGTTCGGTAGAATGAGACGTGGTCTACAATTCTCTGACATCTGTGACCTTTCAGTTTACTTTTAGAAACTGTATGCCTAGAttactgattaattaaaatagtGCTTAAtcgtttatataatatttgatgttatcacaaattgttttagtttattgatgtaagcatatagatatagatatatatagatacacacacacacacacacacacacacacacacacacacaccacacacactagTAGTtggttagtatatattttatattcacgaCGCGTAAAGTATGATGATAATTGTCCCTCAGATATATCTAGAGTATGTACTATTAAACTGGATTTTAAATACAACTGGTAAAAACTgtcttaacaaaatattttaaaatgtttagaaaataaagatatatatgaaattgaaacttcttgttttatttactagaaataaaatatatgtacaactgGGTATATATCCCATACTTTTGGAGAAATATGCGTATTGAAATGAACGTTTGAACTGCATATgccataaaatgaaaaaacgtatttcatttcaactatgttcgtgcttatattcaattaaggttcaagcacacttgttatggcacacacctcagtggttaattgttaatagaTATATGTTATTGAGAgtgttaatgagaaaaaaaggagggtgtagtggccttacccgttgtgcccttaagaactcactctgggctggagccggtaccgggatgcaaaccctgtacctgtcATCCTTGTAAGACCGACGTTTGCTTAGGCACTGCGCCGTCGAGACCAGTAGAAAAATGTCATCGGAATTCCACTTAACTAAGCCGATGGGGTCCGAGATTACCTGGGGCCGAGATTACTCGGGTCCGAAGTTACCAGGCCGAAGTTACCAAAGTCCGAAGTTACGCCTATtcagactgaatgagtctctgaatccgggcacgtggaattctagcccattcttcctgatgtgcatgtgacagttgcggaagcatctgaggctccgggtcacgctgaggtacacgtctgtccagttcgttccatagatgttcaatggggttgtgatctggcgatcttgatggccatggcagcacattaatgttctcattctgtaggaaatccattgttacacgtgccgtatgcggcctggcattgtcctgctgaaagagttctctctatcgatccaaaatgggaagcgtGTGACAGCGAACAATTttatcccggtagcgtacagctgtcaggttgccttgtacgaacacaagttcacttttgCCGGTGTTATGAGATGGCTCatcacatcatgacactccctccaccgaatctgtgaACTTTAAATTCCCATCACTatcccaatcttttccccgagtttcacgtgcattccccaaaatctgaccatttcacgccgatttcctgcaattgtcgcacaacgtgcgttaaatttgttttagggtgcattttgGCATGCTGTCACAtcccaggaacattaacaaacatggtcattcagcaacattgtaagcAAAAACGATATTtggtaaaatcaaacacttttcttctttccctatcacctatgcgtttcttttttgacagagtatatatatatatatatatatatatatatatatatatatatatatatatatataatgtaccaAATGGACGatttttaaagtttgtcttCAATGAGTCTTACCCTGTGTACCATACACCTGCACTTCGCAAAGACTCAGCATATCGTTGTTGGTAAGTCTGATGGTCACGTATCTTCCCTCATTGGACTGGTTGCAGACGACATTCACTGTAGCTCCCTCACTTATTAAGCCATAGTAATGCATGCACAACGATGTGGTTGTATTGGCGTAGTCGGTAAGTAAAACATCGAAGTCCTTTAGTGCTTGTCCTACAGAAGTAAAAAGCATAGTATCAACACCACAtgactagagcacaatgatttattaatcgtcggctattggacgtcaaacatttggtaattttcacatatagtcttagagagaaaccctactacatttttccactagtagcaaaggatctttatatacaccatcacacagacatgacCACCTCATCTATGTAGATGTATTATGTCCGACCACAAACGAACAATATGTGGGGAGAGGTTATTGAGCCCTTTTTGAGGTGCAATAGGTTGCCGGGTCGACCTCTCGGTGGTGAATCCATTCGATTATTCAAAGTTCCAATTTGTGCTCCACGACTgacatattaaatgaatatataaaacaagaagaaagatGTATTATGCCTACATTTACGAACCGGTGTCGTTTCTAAACACGTATTTGACACGGCTATAGTAGGCCTACTCATGTGAGGAAAAAGTTGCATAATCTTCAGTcgtgtaattaattaattaattaattaataattatctatTTCTTTTCCAGGAACTTACCTCGATAGTCTCCgatgtttgttattttgatcAAAGAGATCCTGTACAGGTGGCCCAAGTCGACCGTCCACCAGGGAGGCTCCCGTGAGTTGACATCGGTGTGGGAGCACGACCCGTGAGTGTATGCCGTGTCTGTGCTGTTGTTCACCGCCAGCCCCGCGGCGCCGAGCATCGAACTCTGGGAAGCTGACTTCCCCAAGGCTACGTTGTTTGCTTCTGttggagaaaaacaaaacaaaaaataccagTAGTCGAAATATTGCCGTCCCGACTGGTTTTCGCCGGTCATTATCACCACGGGCCAGGAGGATCAAAATCTAGACAGCTAACCTTCCCTACGTTGTTTAGTTCTGtaggagaaaaaaaccccaaaacatcaGTTGTCGAAATATTATCGTCCCGACTGGGTTTTGCCGGTAATCGTCACTACGGCACGGGAGATAATTTTGTCAGCCATTCAGTCGAACTGGCAAGTATTTTGCGTTTATACTTTATGATAATATTTGATCCAGAAGGTTTTGATTCGGTCCAGCAGAATGTGTAGTTTGTTGGACCGAATATCCAGATATCGGCTtcacccacccaaacccccaatacttgctgctggtaataacttggtacttggagatgcctcgaccagaagcggtcaggccctttataagggccctatgggcaacctagggagacaccacagcatcgtagaggtctaaaattaacgagctactctcgattcactaatatcaaaacctatattagctcggccagttacctttcgaccgaccgttcaaaattgcgccaaattccctcgatcaaaattgcgcacccttttctctttggcatttaactgctccattcaaattccatagcacccccaccacccccacccgcctgcttgATCGAGCTgcaggtgctcccttgcacctgccagtgcaggcggtccctcctctcccctcccccacctttcctgtcatggacggaggaaccggccaaGGCCGACTCTTGTgaccacgacaggcgtgcgctacaacagcttgttctgaatgtgcacgtaaaaccctatgacatgacatgacatgacatgaatATCCGGTAGGAACTTTAACCAATTTCGACCCATGATAACATTTACTGAAATAGTGTTGATGAAAAATTAAACTGTCAtgtaaatcaaaacaaatttattgaTACAGAGGAGGATGAGGAAACGATTTAACGTGCATGTTCAGAGCACGCCGTTTTAGCGTAAGTTTGGAAAATGTCAGTTCTTTCGTCCAAGATAGTCtgtagaaagaaatgttttatttaacgacgcactcaatacattttatttacggttatatggcgtcatacatattgtcaaggatcacacagatattgagagaggaaacccgctgtcgtcacttcatgggctactcttttcgattagcagcaagggatcttttatatgcaccatccctcagacaaggcagtacataccacggcctttgatataccagtcgcggtgcactggctggaacgagaaatagcccaatgggcccactgatggggatcgatcccacaccgaccacgcatcgagcgagcgccttgtcactgggctacatgccgCCCCAAGATAGtctatagaatgaatgaatgaatgaatgaatgaatgtttaacgacaccccagcacgaaaaatacatcggctattgggtgtcaaactatggtaatgcaaataaataaagtgatgatcaacatcaatataaaaattcaaggtttaaacaaaaacagtgtaaagaacagtgtaaagaactgtgcaaaaacacaaatatcacagaattttacggatactgaattttactcaaaacttcaattttgtgctgtattggccattctcaaagaaaatgttacacccctgcaccacggtgaggttacagcacgcgcaggggaagaCAGTCTATAGAGTCCGTGAGTGAATGTTACATTTACATGTCAAATTTCGAAATAACATATGgacagaaaattaatatattgacTTCACAGAGTGGTGAGGGCAagatgaattttatctttatactTAAtcgaaattaaaatgaaatctaAGCCAGAAATTAATGTGGGTTTCACCTTTATTGGTGGTCATTTGACATTACT
This window contains:
- the LOC121383780 gene encoding uncharacterized protein LOC121383780, whose product is MSIRQPLENHDQTNIAVGKKAFQSSSLGLAESALDGNLSTDFLQGTCSHTAFYDDGIPWWSVDLGDVYNITEIRLTNRGDCCGSRLQNFFIFLGNDSNADTSLCVYYGGTVPDGATISITCTRTSVSRFIKIQLNSNQALTLCEVQVFVDSEANNVALGKSASQSSMLGAAGLAVNNSTDTAYTHGSCSHTDVNSREPPWWTVDLGHLYRISLIKITNIGDYRGQALKDFDVLLTDYANTTTSLCMHYYGLISEGATVNVVCNQSNEGRYVTIRLTNNDMLSLCEVQVYGTQVDLPKIILRMKPIGNSTERNETAPDITSVPSYNSTVVANESSMCMCPCYTWVREQPSAIELQRILDMIRNLLLVRRNETSKFRRNRVSATDERVSARRIGFLGIFVFSAIVFLIVLSDFISLFQTFCPTSEKRER